A region of Synergistaceae bacterium DNA encodes the following proteins:
- the tnpA gene encoding IS200/IS605 family transposase gives VQIAKLEIMPDHIHAFVKTRPINAPHYIVRQLKSYTARVLRLEFPHLLKMPSLWTRSYYCESVGHISEKAIMKYIEEQKNK, from the coding sequence GTTCAGATTGCGAAGCTTGAGATCATGCCGGATCACATTCACGCCTTTGTCAAAACGCGGCCTATAAACGCTCCTCACTATATTGTCCGACAGCTCAAGAGCTATACGGCAAGAGTATTGCGCTTGGAATTTCCTCATCTTCTGAAAATGCCTTCCTTGTGGACACGTTCGTACTATTGTGAATCTGTGGGACATATTTCAGAGAAAGCTATCATGAAGTATATCGAAGAGCAGAAAAATAAATGA